The Candidatus Binatia bacterium genome window below encodes:
- a CDS encoding class I SAM-dependent methyltransferase, with the protein MGDVPELIYDEGYFGGDSFGGYPAYLDDRQLIVDNFARRVNWLEPHAQGKRLLDVGAAYGFLVQAAGEAGFDAVGLEPAAGCVEWARRELGISMLAGTVEEAVIEPESFDVVTLMDVIEHVADPGVALRQIRRWLRPGGMVVIETGDFEALLPRVVGSRWYYYDPPQHLTYFSPSSIETLLVASGFDAPVAVGHLGRSVSVRNFSFQLGRALGDGIWGNACRSLASSALGAFTFDVPDRGNVMAVAARVRSPG; encoded by the coding sequence GTGGGGGATGTTCCGGAGCTAATTTACGACGAGGGCTACTTTGGTGGGGATAGCTTCGGTGGGTATCCGGCGTACCTCGACGATCGGCAGCTGATTGTCGACAACTTCGCGCGCCGGGTGAACTGGCTCGAGCCGCACGCGCAGGGGAAGCGGCTGCTCGACGTCGGAGCCGCCTACGGGTTCCTCGTGCAGGCCGCCGGCGAAGCGGGCTTCGATGCCGTGGGTCTGGAGCCGGCAGCGGGCTGTGTCGAGTGGGCGCGTCGGGAACTCGGAATCTCGATGCTCGCCGGGACCGTCGAGGAGGCGGTGATCGAACCGGAGAGCTTCGACGTCGTCACACTCATGGACGTGATCGAGCACGTGGCGGACCCCGGGGTCGCGCTCCGGCAGATTCGGCGTTGGCTCCGGCCCGGCGGGATGGTGGTCATCGAGACGGGCGACTTCGAGGCTCTTCTCCCGCGCGTGGTCGGTTCCCGCTGGTACTACTACGACCCTCCGCAGCATCTGACATACTTCAGCCCCTCGAGTATCGAGACGCTTCTCGTGGCGAGCGGTTTCGACGCGCCGGTTGCGGTTGGCCACCTTGGTCGATCCGTTTCCGTGCGGAACTTCAGCTTCCAGCTGGGTCGGGCTCTCGGCGATGGGATCTGGGGCAACGCGTGCCGCTCGCTTGCGAGTTCGGCACTGGGCGCGTTTACATTCGACGTGCCCGATCGGGGCAACGTGATGGCCGTGGCGGCCCGCGTGCGCAGTCCCGGCTGA
- a CDS encoding glycosyltransferase, protein MNEVGEIPEVLELTLSVIVPVYNERATIWEILQRVVRRPEVDQLVIVDDCSADGTGDVLRAGEAAGWPELRRGRGRPLPEIVVRYHRENRGKGAALRTGFEVADRDVFLTQDADLEYDPDDYPRLLVPLRDGRADAVYGSRFAGYPRRVLFFWHSLGNKLLTTLSNMLCDLNLTDMETGYKAMRKEMVRAMVLKSNRFGIEPEMTAKLARLRARIYEVPISYSGRSYSEGKKIGWKDAVSAIWTMFRCAFTDDRESSDPLHATLRRMAALDRYNTFLFEQIRPFVGQHVLEVGAGTGTITQFVRDRDRTLATDIDEQYLHLLRRRFENYKNVDAALFDLGEPAPAAVAANTYDTIICLNVLEHIADDRGALQRMFDLLEPGGKLVLLVPAHGVLYGDIDKAIGHHRRYEKDPLSRLLAGVGFETEELFFVNALSTLGWYVNGRLLKRNSVPGMQARVADRLVPFFKLERKLNLPFGLSLISVAKRPMVAGESGELSRASGDH, encoded by the coding sequence ATGAATGAAGTTGGCGAGATTCCGGAAGTGCTAGAGCTGACCCTGAGCGTCATCGTGCCGGTATACAACGAGCGCGCGACGATCTGGGAGATTCTCCAGCGCGTCGTGCGACGCCCCGAGGTCGATCAACTCGTCATCGTCGACGACTGCTCCGCGGATGGCACCGGTGATGTCCTTCGCGCCGGCGAAGCTGCGGGCTGGCCCGAGTTGCGGCGGGGCCGGGGCCGACCCCTCCCCGAGATCGTGGTGCGCTATCACAGGGAGAATCGGGGCAAGGGCGCCGCCCTGCGGACCGGTTTCGAAGTCGCCGACCGCGACGTGTTCCTCACGCAGGACGCCGACCTGGAGTACGACCCCGACGACTATCCGCGGCTGCTCGTTCCGCTGCGCGACGGGCGGGCGGACGCGGTCTATGGAAGTCGATTTGCCGGCTATCCGCGCCGGGTGCTCTTCTTCTGGCATTCGCTCGGCAACAAGCTGTTGACCACGTTGTCCAACATGCTCTGCGACCTGAACCTCACCGACATGGAGACCGGCTACAAGGCCATGCGCAAGGAGATGGTCCGCGCGATGGTCCTCAAGTCGAATCGGTTCGGCATCGAGCCGGAGATGACGGCGAAGCTCGCGCGGCTGCGTGCCCGGATCTACGAAGTGCCCATCTCGTACAGCGGCCGTTCCTATAGCGAGGGGAAGAAAATTGGCTGGAAGGACGCGGTGTCCGCGATCTGGACGATGTTCCGCTGCGCCTTCACAGATGATCGTGAGTCGAGCGATCCGCTTCACGCGACCCTGCGTCGCATGGCCGCGCTGGATCGGTACAACACCTTCCTCTTCGAGCAGATTCGGCCCTTCGTCGGGCAGCACGTTCTGGAAGTCGGCGCCGGTACGGGGACGATCACGCAGTTCGTGCGAGATCGGGACCGAACGCTCGCGACCGACATCGACGAGCAATACCTGCATCTCCTTCGGCGGCGCTTCGAGAACTACAAGAACGTCGATGCGGCGCTGTTCGACTTGGGTGAGCCTGCGCCCGCAGCTGTCGCTGCGAACACGTACGACACGATCATCTGCCTGAACGTCCTCGAGCATATCGCCGATGACCGCGGCGCACTGCAGCGGATGTTCGACCTCCTCGAGCCGGGAGGCAAGCTGGTTTTGCTGGTGCCGGCGCATGGGGTTCTGTACGGCGACATCGACAAGGCGATCGGCCACCATCGCCGGTATGAGAAGGACCCACTGTCTCGTTTGCTCGCGGGGGTCGGCTTCGAGACGGAAGAGCTCTTCTTCGTGAACGCGCTTTCGACGCTCGGCTGGTACGTGAACGGCCGACTGCTGAAGCGCAACAGCGTGCCTGGAATGCAGGCGCGGGTCGCGGACCGACTGGTGCCTTTCTTCAAGCTCGAGCGCAAGCTGAATCTGCCGTTCGGCTTGTCCCTCATCAGTGTCGCGAAGCGGCCCATGGTGGCCGGCGAGTCCGGCGAGCTGTCCCGGGCGTCGGGCGACCACTGA
- a CDS encoding methyltransferase domain-containing protein has product MTDSAKTAERWSVPEGYTGERLAAEDARFAPDMARHLAAYYLIGPLVAGKKVLEAGCGEGYGAGLMAQHAASVVGVDYNEVALGFARERNAGVKNLEFRTIDLLELAKSNPGEFDVVTNFQVLEHLDDPRPFLKATAACLRPGGTLILTTPNRLASVSENPYHVHEYVGDELGETLQPFFDTVDVKGIVGTERVYAFEKARGEQAQKILRLDPLGLRNLLPEAFVKFVFARLALLVRSRVAQQDGDLIEMTPDDFSIADAEPPQWIDLVAFARRGEDAAS; this is encoded by the coding sequence GTGACGGATTCCGCCAAGACCGCCGAACGGTGGTCGGTTCCTGAGGGCTACACCGGTGAGCGATTGGCCGCCGAAGATGCGCGGTTCGCGCCGGATATGGCGCGGCACCTCGCGGCGTACTACCTGATCGGCCCGCTGGTCGCGGGCAAGAAAGTGCTCGAGGCAGGGTGCGGGGAGGGGTACGGCGCCGGCCTAATGGCGCAGCATGCCGCCTCGGTCGTGGGCGTCGATTACAACGAGGTCGCTCTCGGCTTCGCTCGCGAGCGCAACGCGGGAGTGAAGAATCTCGAGTTCCGCACGATCGACCTTCTCGAGCTGGCGAAGAGCAATCCGGGCGAGTTCGACGTCGTGACGAATTTTCAGGTCCTCGAGCATCTTGACGATCCACGGCCGTTCCTGAAGGCCACCGCAGCATGTCTGCGGCCGGGTGGGACGTTGATCCTGACGACGCCGAATCGTCTCGCGAGCGTTTCCGAGAACCCGTACCACGTGCACGAGTACGTCGGCGACGAACTCGGAGAGACGCTACAGCCGTTCTTCGATACGGTTGACGTGAAGGGTATCGTCGGGACGGAGCGCGTGTACGCGTTCGAGAAGGCGCGCGGCGAGCAGGCGCAGAAGATTCTCCGACTCGACCCACTCGGGCTGCGCAACCTGCTCCCGGAGGCGTTCGTGAAGTTCGTGTTCGCACGTCTCGCCTTGCTGGTGCGCAGTCGCGTTGCACAGCAGGATGGCGACCTCATCGAGATGACGCCCGACGACTTCTCCATCGCCGACGCTGAGCCTCCCCAGTGGATAGATCTCGTGGCCTTCGCCCGCCGTGGCGAGGACGCCGCTTCTTGA
- a CDS encoding glycosyltransferase family 39 protein, protein MSDERAYVVPKHPLATVLLGVFSAGLYLSFVRYGVNLDDEGTILYQILRTYRGQLPYIDFHTGYTPAMFYLNAGLMEVFGVSVMPLRLFLVGVNTAAVLLIFRLALRVAPPAESAFAALTYALFLPFFAGQFASFNIPYPAWYGVTAWLLTQLASVKAVETNKRAWLATAGALAGLAFSFKPNTGVLALGAVVLTRLITMAPLAGRLGAWLEGTVLAIAFGGVFAVLTFEVFTEQFLFLGVPILLLVAGSGYLRRRAHAAAGSHLRPVADGFKDVGVLLLGFTLVVGAWLAYFLPLLGLERFGREVLLLGAGVERIYLLYYPDVSGWTLAVLAALVSAWVLPRAIAQGWIQKRVLLGGSAVVVAAAVLALAVFGLAPEGFIISIAMQLENVSYFVIPLLLAGSVAMVLLRLGEPAAFSGGREDALPVRLGVVIALVVFGVFLFLQLYPRIDFMHVVISMPSALILGAGALYRLERWWWRELGDPEVPDIPHGRVWAAIRVAALVPLAVGLGARALPFADARLSLEGDLGPRRMTRLHFDSMPIEIERDRDHDIRELSAAARFVEASTKPGEPIVTFPALGIVPFLTDRSTPVPHDYFFAGRPSHADEAEMVEHIAEVAPSLVVTLNDRLGYFSAAPAYYFILRDFVLQNYVLVRRFGRFDVLARRDLAEDDPAWATLRQTGVVDGPSMAFARGRFREEARSARRLSIQGRAEDLEGLGGRLADVDRGVRGVWAQAFQSIADREPRGLPAVEAVVAPDRRSRLLFVRALGEYADTRALPYLQEVFLENDGRIRWEAARSINYVLARKLADRFRLYDPPVGPLWDLPAELPSEEMVALIDDFVERQRIGPLAAIAAAHAGRRDLAPDLEHFESERETTWWRMIAALSLVELGQPEHLRTMLDALNTGTLAAQYVPSLMLDSDLVERDELAAALLETLSVGTVEERETVAWMIPYLGAPEAREALALAREDSDPAVRRAATWAAEKMGRHPLAQSRVVGPGGTS, encoded by the coding sequence GTGAGCGACGAACGCGCGTACGTCGTACCGAAGCACCCGCTCGCCACGGTGCTTCTCGGTGTCTTCTCCGCGGGCCTCTACTTGAGCTTCGTCCGATACGGCGTGAACCTCGATGACGAGGGGACGATCCTCTACCAGATTCTGCGCACGTATCGGGGGCAGCTTCCCTACATCGACTTCCACACCGGCTACACGCCGGCGATGTTCTACTTGAATGCAGGACTGATGGAGGTGTTCGGCGTTTCCGTAATGCCGCTGCGGCTCTTCCTCGTCGGCGTGAATACGGCCGCGGTGCTTCTGATCTTCCGTCTGGCGCTCCGCGTTGCACCGCCGGCAGAATCGGCGTTTGCGGCATTGACGTATGCGCTGTTCCTGCCGTTCTTCGCCGGGCAATTCGCTTCATTCAACATCCCATATCCGGCCTGGTACGGCGTAACGGCCTGGCTGCTTACGCAGCTCGCGTCCGTGAAGGCCGTCGAGACCAACAAGCGGGCTTGGCTCGCGACGGCCGGCGCGCTTGCGGGCTTGGCGTTCTCGTTCAAGCCGAATACGGGTGTCCTCGCGTTGGGGGCGGTGGTTCTCACGCGCCTGATCACGATGGCGCCGCTGGCCGGACGGCTGGGCGCATGGCTCGAGGGGACGGTTCTCGCGATTGCGTTCGGTGGCGTGTTCGCCGTGCTCACTTTCGAGGTCTTCACTGAGCAGTTCCTCTTTCTCGGCGTGCCGATTCTGTTGCTGGTCGCCGGGTCGGGCTATCTGCGCCGTCGTGCCCATGCGGCAGCGGGCTCGCATCTGCGTCCGGTCGCGGACGGGTTCAAGGATGTCGGCGTGCTGCTGCTCGGCTTCACGCTAGTCGTAGGCGCCTGGTTGGCGTACTTCCTGCCGCTTCTCGGGCTCGAACGCTTCGGCCGGGAGGTCCTGCTTCTCGGGGCGGGCGTCGAACGGATCTATCTTCTCTACTACCCCGACGTGAGCGGATGGACCCTCGCTGTGCTCGCGGCGCTGGTCAGTGCCTGGGTGCTCCCGCGGGCGATCGCGCAGGGGTGGATTCAGAAGCGCGTGCTCCTCGGTGGGTCGGCCGTCGTGGTGGCTGCGGCGGTTCTCGCGTTGGCGGTGTTCGGGCTTGCTCCCGAGGGCTTCATCATCTCGATCGCCATGCAACTCGAGAACGTGAGCTACTTCGTCATCCCGCTTCTCCTCGCGGGGAGCGTCGCGATGGTGTTGTTGCGGCTGGGCGAACCGGCCGCCTTTTCGGGAGGCCGTGAAGATGCGCTTCCCGTGCGGCTTGGGGTCGTGATCGCACTGGTCGTGTTCGGCGTCTTTCTCTTCCTGCAGCTCTACCCGCGTATCGACTTCATGCACGTGGTGATTTCGATGCCGTCAGCGCTCATTCTCGGGGCGGGCGCGTTGTACCGACTAGAGCGCTGGTGGTGGCGGGAACTCGGAGACCCGGAAGTTCCGGACATCCCCCATGGTCGTGTCTGGGCGGCGATCCGTGTGGCCGCGCTGGTTCCGCTCGCCGTCGGTTTGGGAGCGCGCGCCCTGCCGTTCGCCGATGCGCGCTTGTCCCTCGAGGGGGATCTCGGGCCCCGCCGGATGACGCGGCTGCACTTCGATTCGATGCCGATCGAGATCGAGCGCGACCGCGATCACGACATCCGGGAACTGTCGGCCGCCGCCCGCTTCGTCGAGGCCTCGACGAAGCCCGGCGAACCCATCGTCACGTTCCCCGCGCTCGGGATCGTGCCGTTCCTCACGGATCGCTCGACGCCGGTCCCCCACGACTACTTCTTCGCCGGTCGGCCGTCGCACGCGGACGAGGCGGAGATGGTCGAGCACATCGCGGAGGTCGCGCCGTCCCTCGTCGTTACCTTGAACGATCGGCTCGGGTACTTCTCGGCGGCGCCGGCTTACTACTTCATCCTGCGCGACTTCGTCCTGCAGAACTACGTCCTAGTACGACGGTTCGGCCGCTTCGACGTTCTGGCGCGCCGTGACCTGGCCGAGGACGACCCCGCCTGGGCGACGCTGCGCCAGACCGGCGTGGTGGACGGACCTTCGATGGCCTTCGCCCGCGGTCGTTTCCGGGAGGAAGCGCGGTCGGCGCGGCGCCTCTCGATTCAGGGTCGTGCCGAGGATTTGGAAGGCCTGGGCGGGCGCTTGGCCGACGTGGATCGCGGTGTTCGTGGGGTTTGGGCGCAGGCGTTCCAGTCGATTGCCGATCGCGAGCCCAGAGGTCTTCCCGCCGTCGAGGCGGTGGTCGCTCCGGACCGAAGGTCTCGTCTTCTCTTCGTTCGGGCGCTAGGCGAGTATGCCGATACCCGTGCACTGCCTTACCTTCAGGAGGTGTTCCTCGAGAACGACGGCCGGATCCGGTGGGAGGCCGCGCGCTCGATCAACTACGTGCTCGCGCGGAAGCTCGCCGACCGCTTCCGCTTGTACGATCCCCCGGTCGGGCCTCTGTGGGATCTTCCCGCCGAGCTTCCGAGCGAAGAGATGGTCGCCCTGATCGACGACTTCGTAGAGCGGCAGCGCATCGGGCCGCTGGCAGCCATCGCGGCGGCACATGCAGGGCGCCGAGATCTCGCGCCCGACCTCGAGCACTTCGAGAGCGAGCGCGAGACGACCTGGTGGCGAATGATCGCGGCTCTTTCGCTCGTCGAACTGGGGCAGCCCGAGCACCTGCGGACGATGCTGGACGCGCTCAACACCGGAACCCTCGCGGCGCAGTACGTACCCTCGTTGATGCTCGACTCCGATCTCGTCGAGCGAGACGAGCTCGCTGCGGCGCTGCTGGAGACGCTAAGTGTCGGCACGGTGGAGGAGCGGGAAACCGTTGCCTGGATGATTCCCTATCTCGGCGCACCCGAGGCCCGAGAGGCCTTGGCGCTCGCGCGCGAGGATTCCGACCCGGCCGTCCGTCGCGCTGCGACGTGGGCCGCTGAGAAAATGGGCCGACACCCGCTCGCACAGAGTCGCGTCGTTGGTCCGGGAGGTACGTCGTGA
- a CDS encoding glycosyltransferase family 4 protein, producing MRILMLNERDLAHPLAGGVEVHLDELARRLVAQHGVEMTVLCAGFEGGAEEETRDGVRYVRFGDRGFSYYAMLPGRARKELATGNYDLVVENLCKLLFFSSFYLPGIPRLALVHHLFGLSAFRQVAAPIAAYVALTEALLPLVYRRWPFVVVSPSTRDDLIRRGLPRDKIIVIPNGLDQAKYVPGDAAPDEDLVVFVGRLEYYKGVDVLLDAWPRVLAERPRARLVLVGSGTAEGEMRRTASSGALGASVSFEGFVAEDTKIDWMRRATVVVQPSHKEGWGLTVLEANACGTPVVATDVPGLRDAVRPGETGLLVAKGDAAGLAAGLVRVLGDGTLRERLSAASIEWVKRFRHDELASAFADVARAVAARDELPAVPDFLASSARGGVA from the coding sequence GTGCGAATCCTCATGCTCAACGAGCGGGACTTGGCACACCCGCTCGCCGGAGGAGTGGAGGTCCACCTCGATGAGCTGGCCCGCCGGCTCGTCGCACAGCACGGCGTCGAAATGACGGTTCTCTGCGCTGGTTTCGAAGGCGGCGCCGAAGAAGAAACGCGCGATGGAGTCCGCTACGTGCGGTTCGGCGATCGGGGCTTCTCGTACTACGCGATGCTCCCGGGACGAGCACGCAAGGAACTGGCGACCGGGAACTACGACCTCGTGGTCGAGAACCTCTGCAAGCTTCTCTTCTTCTCTTCGTTCTATCTGCCCGGCATCCCCCGTCTCGCTCTGGTGCATCACCTCTTCGGGCTGAGTGCGTTCCGCCAGGTCGCGGCGCCGATCGCAGCCTACGTAGCACTCACGGAAGCGCTGCTGCCGCTCGTTTACCGACGGTGGCCGTTCGTGGTCGTGTCGCCGAGCACGCGAGACGATCTGATTCGGCGGGGACTTCCGCGCGACAAGATCATCGTCATTCCCAATGGTCTCGACCAAGCGAAGTACGTGCCAGGCGATGCGGCGCCAGACGAGGATCTGGTCGTCTTCGTAGGCCGCCTCGAATACTACAAGGGAGTCGACGTGCTCCTGGACGCCTGGCCCCGGGTTCTGGCGGAGCGTCCGCGGGCGCGCCTGGTTCTCGTGGGATCGGGGACCGCCGAAGGGGAGATGCGGCGAACCGCGAGTAGCGGGGCCCTGGGCGCGAGCGTATCCTTCGAAGGATTCGTGGCCGAAGATACCAAGATCGACTGGATGCGCCGGGCCACCGTCGTGGTTCAGCCCTCGCACAAAGAGGGCTGGGGTCTGACGGTCCTCGAGGCGAATGCCTGCGGGACGCCGGTCGTCGCTACGGATGTGCCGGGCCTTCGCGATGCCGTGCGGCCCGGTGAGACCGGGCTGCTCGTCGCCAAGGGCGACGCGGCCGGACTCGCCGCAGGGCTCGTCCGGGTCCTGGGCGATGGGACGCTACGGGAGCGGCTCTCTGCCGCTTCCATCGAATGGGTGAAGCGGTTTCGCCACGACGAACTCGCGTCGGCGTTCGCCGACGTGGCTCGAGCCGTCGCGGCCCGCGATGAGTTGCCTGCCGTTCCCGACTTCCTCGCGTCCTCCGCGCGCGGAGGTGTCGCGTGA
- a CDS encoding polyprenol monophosphomannose synthase → MPEKVVVIPTYNERGNIDKLLPELLDSDPGLEVVVVDDQSPDGTADLAEEIGRTRGRVHVVRRGQKEGIGPAYRSGFKKALEIGADLIVQMDADFSHPISSLPEFFAGAAQYDLVLGSRYLDGITVVRWPIERLLLSYFGNYYVRTLTGLPVRDTTGGFKCWRRETLLSIDLDQVRSNGYSFQIEMTYRAWCKGARILEVPIIFMDREVGTSKMSKRIGLEAMWIVWELKFRRAVGRL, encoded by the coding sequence GTGCCCGAAAAAGTCGTCGTCATCCCTACGTACAACGAGCGGGGCAACATCGATAAGTTGTTGCCCGAGCTCCTCGACTCCGACCCCGGGTTGGAGGTCGTGGTCGTCGACGACCAGTCGCCCGACGGCACGGCCGATCTGGCTGAAGAAATCGGGCGGACCCGAGGCCGGGTCCACGTCGTGCGTCGCGGGCAGAAGGAGGGCATCGGCCCTGCGTACCGCTCGGGCTTCAAGAAGGCGCTGGAGATCGGCGCCGACCTGATCGTCCAGATGGATGCGGACTTCTCGCATCCGATCTCGTCTCTGCCGGAGTTCTTCGCGGGTGCAGCGCAGTACGATCTCGTCCTCGGTTCGCGTTACCTCGATGGGATCACGGTCGTCCGGTGGCCGATCGAGCGCCTCCTGCTGAGCTACTTCGGGAACTACTACGTCCGGACTCTCACGGGGTTGCCGGTGCGGGACACCACGGGTGGCTTCAAGTGTTGGCGGCGTGAGACGCTGCTGTCGATCGATCTCGATCAGGTTCGGTCCAACGGCTACTCGTTCCAGATCGAGATGACTTACCGCGCGTGGTGCAAGGGCGCGCGCATCTTGGAAGTGCCCATCATCTTCATGGACCGCGAGGTGGGAACCTCGAAGATGTCGAAGCGCATCGGACTCGAGGCGATGTGGATCGTCTGGGAGCTGAAGTTCCGCCGGGCTGTCGGCCGGCTCTGA
- a CDS encoding flippase, producing MSIRPFAKGGALGLATLLVEKASALVLVVALARTLSPDDYGLYSFVIAYLTLFQVLADLGLETILLRRLSQEPENRSRLMANALGMRVLLAMLSAAIAVALTPVAAPGQPDVRPLVAIGAAGLLFAAQPGFRALLRSELRLDAVLSVAVVTNVILFALVGLALWTGAGLRGVFVGIASAHLAGFAFAGFVVRKSFRFRLRCERPVWESLAREAWPVGANFFVIMLGLRVAPLLLMTYGGPIEVGYLASAMRLTEAMNLVADGLMMVVFPMLARLATTNEGGLHDLAQVSAKVLAAVLLMAVLALSELAPDVLGLLFGEEFRAAGPALVVLSWSALLAALGTLYTNMLVALGRQRVLFALNAVSAVFQVGLQLFLVSHYGLLGAAVGVVLASFVNHLALCLLPATAPWVRPAVRAVLPLWGLAVALLVAAGLVPAPALAKAVGLVASFALLSVVLGGLGRSDIDQLRRALATD from the coding sequence ATGTCGATCCGGCCGTTCGCAAAGGGAGGTGCGCTCGGGCTCGCGACGCTGCTGGTTGAGAAGGCCTCCGCGCTGGTGCTGGTGGTCGCGTTGGCGCGGACCCTCAGCCCGGACGACTACGGGCTCTACTCCTTCGTGATCGCGTACCTGACGTTGTTCCAGGTGCTGGCGGACCTCGGCCTCGAGACCATCCTGCTTCGGCGCCTTTCGCAGGAGCCGGAGAACCGCAGTCGCTTGATGGCGAACGCGCTCGGGATGCGCGTCTTGCTCGCGATGCTCAGTGCCGCCATCGCCGTCGCGCTGACACCCGTCGCGGCGCCGGGGCAGCCGGACGTGCGTCCGCTCGTCGCGATCGGCGCGGCGGGCCTCTTGTTCGCCGCCCAGCCCGGGTTCCGCGCATTGCTACGTTCGGAGCTGCGGTTGGATGCGGTGCTGAGCGTCGCCGTTGTGACGAACGTGATTCTGTTCGCACTAGTGGGCTTGGCTCTGTGGACCGGCGCGGGGCTGCGTGGCGTTTTCGTCGGGATCGCCTCCGCCCACCTCGCAGGCTTCGCCTTTGCAGGCTTCGTCGTCCGGAAGTCGTTTCGCTTCCGCCTTAGGTGCGAGCGTCCCGTGTGGGAATCGCTCGCCCGGGAAGCCTGGCCGGTCGGTGCCAATTTCTTCGTCATCATGCTCGGCTTGCGCGTCGCACCGCTCCTGCTGATGACGTACGGCGGACCCATCGAGGTCGGGTACCTGGCGTCTGCCATGCGGCTCACCGAGGCGATGAACCTGGTCGCGGATGGTCTCATGATGGTCGTGTTCCCGATGCTCGCCCGCCTCGCGACGACCAACGAAGGGGGCCTGCACGACCTGGCGCAGGTGTCGGCGAAGGTGCTTGCCGCCGTGCTGCTGATGGCGGTGCTGGCTCTGAGCGAGCTTGCGCCGGACGTGCTCGGGCTGCTCTTTGGGGAGGAGTTCCGCGCGGCCGGCCCGGCGCTCGTAGTCCTGTCCTGGTCGGCCCTGCTCGCGGCCCTCGGGACGCTCTACACCAACATGCTGGTCGCCCTGGGCCGGCAGCGGGTCCTGTTCGCGCTGAATGCCGTGTCGGCGGTGTTCCAGGTCGGTCTACAGCTGTTCTTGGTCTCGCACTACGGGCTCCTGGGCGCGGCGGTAGGCGTCGTTCTCGCGAGTTTCGTGAACCACCTGGCGCTGTGCCTCCTGCCGGCCACCGCGCCGTGGGTCCGGCCGGCAGTCCGGGCGGTTCTGCCCCTTTGGGGCTTGGCGGTGGCCCTCCTGGTTGCGGCTGGGCTCGTGCCGGCGCCCGCCCTGGCAAAGGCCGTAGGGCTGGTGGCCTCGTTCGCGCTCCTGTCGGTCGTTTTGGGGGGGCTGGGGCGCAGCGACATCGATCAGCTCCGGCGCGCCCTCGCTACGGATTGA
- a CDS encoding glycosyltransferase family 2 protein: MEPAPSVAVVVLDWNGGEETLACLEAVRASVGTSPRIVLVDNASIRPVLAEVADRFPEIEVVRNDRNLGYAGGNNVGLRLALEGGASFVLVLNNDAEVRPDALREFVAAASQDENIGAVGARILRHDEPARLWMAWGEVTYRQSLVRLVGQGAPDGPPYEDQRDVPWVSGCAVLFTRAGLERVGLFDEDYFAYHEEVDWCARARESGLRVVFAPQAVVTHRGEGSSGGGRYVSRKQYLAARNMVRFVRRHGSVAEKLKFWSLLVATLPLQFLRRCLTGEQRGVLLKMRGVKDALLDRPIPRGDLGLD; the protein is encoded by the coding sequence ATGGAGCCCGCGCCGAGCGTCGCGGTCGTCGTCCTCGATTGGAACGGCGGCGAAGAGACCCTTGCTTGTCTCGAGGCGGTGCGCGCCTCCGTGGGCACCTCGCCGCGGATCGTTCTGGTGGACAACGCATCGATCCGTCCGGTTCTGGCTGAGGTGGCGGACCGGTTCCCTGAGATCGAGGTTGTCCGGAACGACCGCAATCTCGGATACGCGGGCGGGAACAACGTCGGTCTGCGTTTGGCGCTCGAGGGTGGGGCCTCGTTCGTCCTCGTTCTCAACAACGACGCCGAGGTGCGCCCGGATGCGTTGAGGGAGTTCGTGGCCGCCGCGTCGCAGGACGAGAATATCGGCGCTGTAGGGGCGCGGATCCTTCGCCACGACGAACCCGCCCGCTTGTGGATGGCATGGGGTGAGGTGACCTATCGCCAGAGCCTCGTTCGGCTGGTCGGGCAGGGTGCCCCCGATGGCCCGCCGTACGAGGACCAGCGAGATGTGCCCTGGGTCTCGGGCTGCGCGGTGCTCTTCACGCGTGCGGGGTTGGAGCGCGTCGGTCTGTTCGACGAGGACTACTTCGCGTACCATGAAGAGGTGGATTGGTGCGCCCGCGCACGTGAGAGCGGACTCCGGGTGGTCTTTGCCCCGCAGGCCGTCGTCACTCATCGCGGCGAGGGGAGTTCGGGGGGCGGTCGGTACGTGAGCCGCAAGCAGTACCTCGCGGCGCGCAACATGGTTCGGTTCGTTCGGCGGCATGGGTCCGTCGCCGAGAAGCTGAAGTTCTGGTCGTTGTTGGTCGCGACTCTACCGCTGCAGTTTCTGCGGCGATGCCTCACCGGCGAGCAGCGGGGCGTGCTCTTGAAGATGCGGGGAGTGAAGGACGCGTTGCTCGACCGGCCGATCCCACGTGGGGATCTGGGGCTGGACTGA